The following is a genomic window from Burkholderia oklahomensis C6786.
CATCGGCCCGGCTTCGCGCGTGACCTTGCCGCCTTGCGCCTTGATCTGCTCGCACGCCTTGTACGCGTCGTCGACCTCGAGCGCGAGGTGGCCGAAGCCCGTGCCGAGCTCGTACGACTTCGTGTCCCAGTTGTGGGTGAGCTCGATGACCGTGTGGTCCCGCTCGTCGCCATAGCCGACGAACGCGAGCGTGAATTTCCCGTCCGGATAGTCGTCGCGGCGCAGCAATTTCATGCCGAGCAGCTCGGTGTAAAACTTGATCGAGCGGTCGAGATCGCCGACTCGCAGCATCGTGTGAAGCAAACGCATGATGGGTACTCCGTGGGGACTTGCTTGAACGTGCGAATGTACCAGACCCGCGCGATTCTCGCCGGCACGCGCCGCGTCCATCCGGGCAGCAGGGGCGATACGCGGCGCGCGGCGCGATCGGTTAAGATCGTCGCGGCGGGCTCGCGACGCGCGCGCCGCAACACTGCCTGCCGCGCTGCGCGACGACGCCCGCCCGGTCGGCGTCCCGCAACGAATCGAAGATCCGAACAACCCTTTCCGACGGCCGGCCCCACCGGCCTGCGAACCGTGCAAATCTATTTCCCCGAACCGAGCCGGCCCGCCGAGCGCCTGGCCGCCGTCCCGTGCGCGGCTCACGCCGCCGTCTTCAGGAGCGCCCGATGAGCGCCGTCGCCTATGCGCCGGCGCGCCCGTCGCTCGATATGCGCGCGATCGGCGTGATGGTCCTGCTGTGCGCGATCTGGGGCTTCCAGCAAGTCGCGATCAAGAGCGCGACGCACGCGATCCCGCCGATGTTCCAGGCCGGGCTGCGCTCGGCGATCGCGGCCGTCGGCGTGTGGGCATGGGCGAGCACGCGCGGCACGCCGCTCTTTCGCGCGGACGGCACGTTCGGCGCCGGCATCGCCGCGGGCACGCTGTTCGCGGGCGAGTTCGTCTGCCTCTTCTTCGGCCTCACGCTGACGAGCGCCGCGCGCATGGCGATCTTTCTCTATACCGCGCCGTGCTTCACCGCGCTCGGGCTGCATCTGTTCGCGCCGGGCGAGAAGATGCGCCGCATGCAATGGACGGGCGTCGCGATCGCGTTCGCGGGCATCGCCGTCGCATTCGCCGACGGCTTCGCACGGCCGGCCGCGGACGGCGCGTCGGCGCTCGCCGGACTCGCGGGCGACGCGCTCGGCGTGCTCGGCGGCGTGATGTGGG
Proteins encoded in this region:
- the gloA gene encoding lactoylglutathione lyase — its product is MRLLHTMLRVGDLDRSIKFYTELLGMKLLRRDDYPDGKFTLAFVGYGDERDHTVIELTHNWDTKSYELGTGFGHLALEVDDAYKACEQIKAQGGKVTREAGPMKHGSTVIAFVEDPDGYKIEFIQRKSH
- a CDS encoding DMT family transporter — translated: MSAVAYAPARPSLDMRAIGVMVLLCAIWGFQQVAIKSATHAIPPMFQAGLRSAIAAVGVWAWASTRGTPLFRADGTFGAGIAAGTLFAGEFVCLFFGLTLTSAARMAIFLYTAPCFTALGLHLFAPGEKMRRMQWTGVAIAFAGIAVAFADGFARPAADGASALAGLAGDALGVLGGVMWAATTVVVRSTSLARASASKTLFYQLTVSSAVLLGLAVATGQTTLANVTPLAVASLAYQGVIVAFASYLAWYWLLTRYSAARLSVFTFLAPLFGVSFGVLLLGDSVDARFGAAAVLVLAGIGLVNAPPRGDRK